The genomic interval GTGACGAGGTGTGGATAGGCACTCCTGCCTCATAAGCAACAGCAAGCAAACTCTCGTCCTTGAGTTTAGGATTTATCCTGATGATCTCTTTTCCCAAGAGAGCATGTATGTCAGCGCTTGAACACGGGTCAGGAAAATTGGCCCTTTCGCGAAGAAGTGTCTTGCGGACAAAAGAATCAGTATCCAATAATGCTTCGTAATCAAGAAAGATGTCATAGATCCTGATGATCCCGTTTTCGCGCAATTGCCCGTCATCAACAGCGGCTTGACCTTCCCTGAATTTGTATCCGAGCACATGATGCAGATCGTGATACAAATTTGCGCCGGTGGAAACTATCCAGTCAATAAAGCCTGCTTTGATCAGAGGGATCAAGCAACTGCGTCCTATACCGGCAGGTACGAGCGCTCCGGCAAGCGATACTCCAATCCTTACGTCTTTCTTGACCATATGTTTTGAAAACAGCTCGCAGGCTTTTCTGAATGTGCCTGCATTGAAAGAAAACATGGAGCTCTCAATTACCTCATCTACAGTCATTCCTTTACGTATCGGATTCGGTTTGAGCGGCACATGATGTTTTAAATTTAATCTATTTTTTTTATCGCACTTCATAGGCTTAACTCCTTTCAAAATCTGGCTGTAATATACTTAAATTTGCGGGGTTCAAAATTATATCAGCGGGCATTTTTATTTACAACCCCCGCTGCCCATTTAATCCTTGAAAATAGCGGGGATTTGGGATATCATTTGACAGTTCCCAAAACTTCGATCTCAACAACTAATTGTAAGGAAGTGTAGATATTTATGTATAACCTCGTAAGCTTTGCCGGGATATTCATATTGATGGCTTTTGCATGGTCACTTTCTTCCAATAGAAAAGTCATCAACTGGCGGGTCGTGTTCTGGGGGACCGCCCTTCAACTTATTTTGGCGCTCTTCATATTTATTGTGCCGGCGGGCTCAACAATATTTCTCTATATAAATGATGCTGTGGTGAGGGTGCTTGAAAGCGCAACAGCCGGAATAAGATTTCTCTTCGGCAGGCTGGCCCTTCCTCCTGGGACAAAGAATGAAATGGGTGAGGAATCGCTCGGTTTTATTTTAGCGTTTCAGGCGCTTCCGACAATAATATTTTTTGCAAGCCTCATGGGGATGCTTTATTACATTGGCGTCATGCCGTGGCTGATAAAAATATTTTCAAGGGCGTTCACAAGGTTGATGAGGATAAGCGGCGCCGAGTCACTCAGTGTCTCAAGCAATATCTTTGTCGGTGTTGAAGCAAATATGACAGTACTCCCATATCTCGGCAATATGACACGGTCGGAATTTTGCACTATACTTGCGGCAGGTATGTCAACGACCGCGTCAAGCGTACTGGCGCTTTATGTCTTTATGCTTCAGAAAAATTTTCCGACGATAGCTGGGCATCTCGTGTCCGCGTCGGTCCTTTCCGCGATAGGCGCGATAGTAATGTCAAAAATCATTATGCCTGAGACCGAAAGACCTGAGACGCTGGGACTTGAGCTTACGCCCCACTATCAAAAGGAATCCTCCGTGATGGAGGCGATCATAAATAATGCGAACGAAGGGGTCAAGATGGTGATCGGTATTATGGCGCTGCTTCTGGCATTCCTCGGGATCGTGGCGCTCGTTGATTCTCTTATCGGAGGCGCAGGAGTAAGATTGAACAGCCTCCTCGGCATCCATTTGGACTGGTCATTAAAAGGGCTTTTAGGTTACGCATTCTATCCCCTTACATTAGCAATCGGTGTTCCGCCTTCAGACGCCTTTGAGATATCAAAGCTTATAGGCGAAAGGGCGGTCCTTACCGAGGTGAAATCATATCAGGACCTTTCCGCGCTTCTTTCCTCTGGTACGCTTAAGGACCCGCGCTCAGCGGTTTTGGCTGCGTATGCCCTGAATGGTTTTGCGCATTTCGCCTCGCTTGCGATATTTG from Nitrospirota bacterium carries:
- a CDS encoding deoxyhypusine synthase: MKCDKKNRLNLKHHVPLKPNPIRKGMTVDEVIESSMFSFNAGTFRKACELFSKHMVKKDVRIGVSLAGALVPAGIGRSCLIPLIKAGFIDWIVSTGANLYHDLHHVLGYKFREGQAAVDDGQLRENGIIRIYDIFLDYEALLDTDSFVRKTLLRERANFPDPCSSADIHALLGKEIIRINPKLKDESLLAVAYEAGVPIHTSSPADSSIGMNVAALMLEDAPIPMDTHKDINEVTSYVYDIKKKGGKSAVLLLGGGSPKNFVLQTEPHIQEVLGLPEAGHDFFIQFTDARPDTGGLSGATPSEAVSWGKIDPTALSKTIVSYGDCSFMLPFFVSYVMNKSRSRSGSRLFEKRNKLIQQLKHDYKEIGSYKKQAGNGCKSGRGICCETKLK
- a CDS encoding nucleoside transporter: MFMYNLVSFAGIFILMAFAWSLSSNRKVINWRVVFWGTALQLILALFIFIVPAGSTIFLYINDAVVRVLESATAGIRFLFGRLALPPGTKNEMGEESLGFILAFQALPTIIFFASLMGMLYYIGVMPWLIKIFSRAFTRLMRISGAESLSVSSNIFVGVEANMTVLPYLGNMTRSEFCTILAAGMSTTASSVLALYVFMLQKNFPTIAGHLVSASVLSAIGAIVMSKIIMPETERPETLGLELTPHYQKESSVMEAIINNANEGVKMVIGIMALLLAFLGIVALVDSLIGGAGVRLNSLLGIHLDWSLKGLLGYAFYPLTLAIGVPPSDAFEISKLIGERAVLTEVKSYQDLSALLSSGTLKDPRSAVLAAYALNGFAHFASLAIFVGGTTALVPKRSRDISAVGFRALLAATLACLMTAAVAGTFFTGGSILLGK